Proteins from one Rhizoctonia solani chromosome 5, complete sequence genomic window:
- a CDS encoding ribosomal protein L10, with protein sequence MPRSKRSKVVSLTKTEKKTKAHKEELISQSTARKIRENAQKWKYAWVFSVGDMRNAALKDIRTQWKGTGRMFCARNTVMVKAIGSTPEEEVRPGLHVVTKYIHSGAGIFFTDWDPKETLEWFKDYKKPDFARAGNVATREVVLPEGPVCDQTPSPDPPTPLAHALEPRLRQLGLSTRLVRGVPTISAPHVVCKDGQQLTAEQAALLRLLGIQMTEFRIKCICWWGEEEGLTELEADTQAASGGEDEGESENDDMDS encoded by the exons ATGCCTCGTTCCAAAAGATCCAAAGTCG TTTCTCTTACTAAAACGGAGAAGAAAACAAAGGCCCACAAGGAGGAACTCATTTCTCAG AGTACCGCAAGAAAGATACGAGAAAATGCTCAAAAGTGGAAATATGCTTGGGTGTTCTCAGTGGGTGATATGCGCAACGCAGCACTAAAAGATATTCGGACACAATGGAAAGG TACCGGGCGAATGTTCTGCGCACGAAACACCGTCATGGTTAAAGCCATCGGGTCTACCCCGGAGGAAGAGGTTAGGCCTGGTCTTCATGTGGTCACAAAA TACATACACTCCGGAGCGGGGATATTCTTCACCGACTGGGATCCAAAGGAGACACTTGAATGGTTCAAGGACTACAAAAAGCCGGATTTTGCTCGTGCTGGAAATGTAGCTACAAGGGAGGTTGTACTCCCCGAAG GCCCTGTCTGTGATCAGACGCCTTCTCCCGACCCACCCACCCCACTCGCACACGCCCTTGAGCCTCGACTACGACAACTTGGCCTCTCGACCCGATTAGTCCGTGGAGTACCTACTATTAGCGCACCCCATGTCGTTTGTAAAGATGGACAACAACTAACGGCGGAGCAGGCTGCTCTCTTGCGACTCCTTGGAATTCAAATGACAGAGTTCCGAATAAAATGCATTTGCTGGTGGGGAGAGGAGGAAGGCCTTACCGAGCTAGAAGCTGATACCCAAGCAGCGTCGGGTGGTGAGGATGAAGGTGAGAGTGAAAACGACGATATGGATTCGTGA
- a CDS encoding deoxyhypusine monooxygenase: protein MATATPESLAKLEATLLNISGDVPLHARFRSLFTLKALPGQEPINIISKGFRDESALLKHELAYVLGQMGDPRAVPTLSDVLSNEKEDPMVRHEAAEALGALSAESAIPLLEKYLDCPERAVRETCEIALDKIKWDATPEGKAAKQLAKEKKEQGTAQFTSVDPAPAATHSKLVASRDIGSLGPNTINELRDSLLDTSKPLFERYRAMFALRDIGTAEAVDALAAGLSDSSALFKHEIAFVFGQLLSPHSVPALVKTLEDVDEDEMQVFY from the exons ATGGCTACAGCTACGCCAGAATCCCTTGCCAAACTAGAGGCTACTCTGCTCAATATATCTGGGGATGTGCCCCTTCATGCGCGATTCAGATCATTATTTACATTAAAAGCATTACCTGGACAGGAGCCTATTAATATTATTTCTAAAG GTTTTAGAGATGAATCTGCGCTTCTCAAGCATGAGTTGGCGTATGTACTTGGACAAATGGGCGATCCTCGCGCAGTCCCGACATTATCTGATGTACTATCAAACGAGAAGGAGGACCCTATGGTTAGGCACGAG GCCGCTGAAGCTCTGGGCGCACTTTCCGCTGAATCGGCAATCCCTCTTCTTGAAAAATACCTTGACTGTCCTGAGCGTGCAGTCCGAGAAACATGCGAAATTGCACTAGATAAAATCAAATGGGACGCAACGCCTGAAGGCAAGGCCGCCAAACAACTAGCCAAAGAGAAGAAGGAGCAAGGAACTGC GCAGTTCACATCGGTTGACCCCGCACCAGCCGCTACGCATTCCAAGCTCGTTGCGTCGCGAGACATTGGATCATTAGGTCCAAATACGATCAATGAGCTCCGTGATTCGCTGCTGGATACATCCAAGCCTTTATTCGAACGATATCGAGCTATGTTTGCGCTGCGTGATATTGGGACGGCTGAGGCTGTAGATGCCCTTGCGGCCGGCCTGAGCGATTCATCTGCATTATTCAA GCACGAGATCGCATTTGTATTTGGGCAACTTCTTTCGCCCCACTCTGTCCCAGCACTCGTCAAGACCTTAGAAGATGTTGACGAAGACGAGATGCAAGTCTTTTACTGA